A region of Flocculibacter collagenilyticus DNA encodes the following proteins:
- a CDS encoding fibrinogen-like YCDxxxxGGGW domain-containing protein, translating into MMFNNKKYVAFAYACLLTTTAHSQTIELNKINVNSDPQTISVSSFTNPVIIAGVPTYADEDPGTVSINKIDNTSFEIKFKEWPYLDGGHSYEDIPYLVLETGRYTMPDGSIWEVGTINQNQGSLDVYFSEPFTSKPAIFLSNQTQNNSFAYATRASSVTRHSFRTTIFGEETSDTYLPEIIGYVAIYQPERAGYIADHLVGNISYRLKSEIINSSGLDTTFGHIIMTEETSYDSETNHMPEVLNLLEVESFVFAHDITHYDRDPMTLRYTSYYDNFPIGNTNIALIGTNNLTASNYSASLTYSYDSPEAAFDGYVFGGTKVNEYADTMLNRGTWISYIDYQPWLQVDFEKLAIVTGFSIIMSSTYQARSPKDVIIQTSTDGFYFTNHETLSLTKGGGQFELTTPLITKHIRLKAVTGHSTNLVQIDELEYFGSYTEYTGPTVPEVESGTSCKALLDNNSSIPSGIYTLDPDAAGPIEEFEAYCDMESDGGGWTRVAIFNNRNELGLYTPTPEQTTSALSNGWHVSFGTVTGTEIKIGDIRQTLPVANQTLAYNLESSPVNTVIGNGQLYKDTIYINTEVRSTCDGTDSLEDPGPTSLHKNDFVKLGIMKHDSTLTGSLCYDYFAYGDTWGRADSLLNFTNGVDNMTIGEYNNWQSVIWIR; encoded by the coding sequence ATGATGTTTAATAATAAAAAATATGTTGCTTTCGCTTATGCATGTTTATTGACAACAACTGCACATTCACAAACCATCGAGCTAAATAAAATAAATGTTAACTCTGACCCCCAAACCATTAGTGTTAGCTCTTTTACTAATCCCGTTATTATTGCTGGTGTTCCAACATATGCAGATGAAGATCCTGGAACAGTTTCAATTAACAAAATTGATAATACCTCATTTGAAATAAAATTTAAGGAATGGCCTTATTTAGACGGCGGGCACAGTTACGAAGATATTCCATATCTAGTTCTAGAAACTGGTCGTTATACTATGCCTGATGGAAGTATTTGGGAGGTGGGAACCATAAATCAAAACCAAGGGAGTTTAGACGTATACTTCAGCGAACCATTCACGAGCAAGCCAGCTATTTTTCTATCAAACCAGACGCAAAACAACAGTTTTGCTTATGCAACAAGAGCCTCCAGCGTAACACGTCACTCTTTTAGAACAACTATTTTCGGTGAAGAAACGAGTGACACTTACCTTCCGGAAATTATTGGTTATGTAGCTATTTATCAACCAGAAAGGGCTGGCTATATAGCTGACCATCTAGTTGGTAACATCTCTTATAGACTGAAATCAGAAATTATTAATAGCTCTGGCCTAGATACTACATTCGGCCACATAATCATGACTGAAGAAACATCATATGATAGTGAAACAAATCATATGCCAGAAGTACTTAACCTTTTAGAGGTTGAGAGTTTTGTCTTTGCACACGACATTACACACTATGATAGGGATCCCATGACCCTTAGATATACCTCATACTACGATAACTTCCCTATAGGCAACACTAATATTGCCTTAATAGGTACTAATAACTTAACTGCTTCAAACTATTCTGCAAGCCTTACTTATTCTTACGATAGCCCTGAAGCAGCTTTCGATGGTTATGTTTTCGGTGGCACTAAAGTTAACGAATATGCAGATACTATGCTAAATAGAGGAACATGGATTTCATATATTGATTATCAACCTTGGCTTCAAGTGGACTTTGAGAAGTTAGCTATCGTAACAGGCTTTAGCATCATAATGAGCTCTACATATCAAGCTAGATCACCTAAAGATGTTATAATTCAAACCTCTACAGATGGCTTCTATTTTACAAATCACGAAACATTATCTTTAACTAAAGGAGGTGGTCAATTTGAGTTGACAACGCCACTAATTACTAAACATATCAGATTAAAAGCTGTCACTGGTCACTCTACCAACCTCGTTCAAATTGATGAACTTGAATACTTTGGAAGCTATACTGAATATACAGGCCCAACTGTACCCGAGGTTGAATCTGGCACTTCATGTAAAGCATTATTAGATAATAACTCTAGCATTCCAAGCGGGATATATACACTTGACCCTGATGCTGCAGGACCTATTGAGGAATTCGAAGCATATTGCGATATGGAAAGTGATGGCGGCGGCTGGACACGCGTTGCCATATTTAATAATCGTAATGAACTAGGTTTATACACACCAACACCCGAACAAACTACTAGCGCTTTATCAAATGGATGGCATGTGTCTTTTGGTACTGTTACTGGAACAGAAATAAAAATTGGTGACATTCGACAAACTCTCCCTGTAGCCAACCAAACTTTAGCTTACAACTTAGAATCTTCTCCTGTTAATACAGTTATAGGAAATGGCCAACTTTACAAAGATACGATATATATAAACACAGAAGTAAGAAGTACTTGCGATGGAACCGATAGCTTAGAAGATCCTGGTCCTACAAGTTTACACAAAAACGACTTTGTGAAACTTGGCATTATGAAACATGACTCTACTTTAACAGGCAGTCTATGCTACGACTATTTTGCCTATGGTGATACTTGGGGGAGAGCTGATTCATTACTAAACTTTACTAATGGGGTAGACAATATGACAATTGGTGAATACAACAACTGGCAGAGTGTAATTTGGATCAGATAA
- a CDS encoding alpha/beta hydrolase translates to MLNLPICKITNLVKKIAAISSVLLITACNQSSSNNNVSNETHELTLGDRSYILSLPNNYSPTNQYKLLFAFHGSGGNGGEMQNMSRFEQLSSEYIVAYPNAKETEWNEGCNCNKPHRLGVDDLAFVDDLIDNISHEYSIKEGEIYAAGFSQGGLFIQNLLCNRSHKFKALASVGSPMSVQLSESCNIEQPTSYMMVHAKQDNVLPYQGLAHPNFGLISSPDAINLLAQKNGSLANPLEKNINQGTSLTAYWSGNVKTNLYSILHGDHRWQFSVFDTSNEILSFFESAEQPALPEHSELIKVGENTLHIRTMGDSSEKPTIVLLSGPNKNYHSDSAWFSLLQPILAEDYKVIAIDRPGNAWSTFNESTSYTHFTDVLHQTLTQLNENNVILVAFSSANITASLFEQKYGQDDAINLAGMLWIDPDIFLPHSIAMYQDFPVTYYREMLNDLLPYLAEGGWTERTQNKIIAERTEVESLLDEGSSALMDWSYFDAVSQQRILVDRQQTRALEIANYHDDLNLVANLPLITSIPVSVIDSDFEQQSIDDNPDYEEVLTQWMEEGTEWSKQVVNSAGGQYIPIESGHHLVPLQHPQLIKDAIDWLSSLELSNK, encoded by the coding sequence ATGCTTAATCTACCAATCTGTAAAATAACAAACTTAGTCAAAAAAATTGCAGCAATATCTAGTGTACTGTTGATAACTGCCTGTAATCAATCATCGTCTAACAATAATGTTAGTAACGAAACTCATGAATTAACATTAGGAGATAGAAGTTATATTTTAAGTTTGCCCAATAATTACTCACCCACTAATCAATACAAATTACTTTTTGCTTTTCATGGCTCTGGCGGTAATGGCGGCGAAATGCAAAATATGAGTCGTTTTGAACAGCTATCTAGCGAGTACATTGTTGCTTACCCAAATGCAAAAGAAACTGAATGGAACGAAGGGTGTAACTGCAATAAACCTCATCGATTAGGTGTTGATGACTTAGCCTTTGTTGATGACTTAATCGACAACATTAGTCATGAATACTCAATAAAAGAAGGTGAAATTTACGCTGCTGGATTTTCACAAGGTGGCTTATTTATTCAAAACTTACTATGTAATCGCAGTCATAAGTTTAAGGCTTTAGCTTCTGTAGGTTCACCCATGTCAGTGCAACTATCAGAGTCATGCAATATTGAACAGCCAACATCCTATATGATGGTGCACGCAAAACAAGATAATGTGTTGCCCTACCAAGGCTTAGCGCACCCAAATTTTGGACTAATTTCATCACCTGATGCAATTAATTTATTAGCGCAAAAAAATGGTTCTCTAGCCAATCCATTAGAAAAAAACATAAACCAAGGTACAAGCCTAACAGCATACTGGAGCGGGAATGTAAAAACTAATCTGTATTCTATTCTGCATGGTGATCATCGGTGGCAGTTTTCAGTATTTGACACATCAAATGAGATCTTATCCTTTTTTGAATCAGCCGAACAACCTGCGCTACCTGAGCACTCTGAGCTAATAAAAGTAGGTGAAAATACATTACATATCAGAACCATGGGCGACAGTTCTGAAAAACCAACTATTGTTTTACTGTCTGGCCCCAACAAGAACTATCACAGTGACAGTGCGTGGTTTTCATTACTACAGCCAATATTAGCTGAAGACTACAAAGTTATTGCGATTGACCGCCCAGGAAATGCGTGGAGCACTTTTAACGAATCAACCTCATATACACACTTCACCGACGTGCTGCATCAAACGCTCACACAGTTGAATGAGAATAATGTGATATTAGTCGCATTTTCCAGTGCCAATATTACTGCAAGCCTGTTTGAACAAAAATACGGCCAAGATGATGCTATCAATCTAGCCGGTATGTTATGGATTGACCCTGACATCTTTCTTCCGCACTCCATCGCAATGTACCAAGATTTTCCAGTCACTTACTACCGAGAAATGCTTAACGACCTATTGCCATACTTAGCAGAAGGTGGATGGACTGAGCGCACACAAAATAAAATCATTGCCGAACGTACTGAAGTAGAAAGTTTGCTTGATGAAGGAAGCAGCGCATTAATGGACTGGTCATATTTTGATGCAGTATCGCAACAACGTATTTTGGTTGACCGACAACAAACCCGAGCATTAGAAATTGCCAACTATCATGATGACTTGAACCTAGTTGCCAATCTTCCACTTATTACCAGCATACCTGTGAGCGTTATTGACAGCGACTTTGAACAACAAAGCATTGATGATAATCCAGACTATGAAGAAGTTTTAACACAATGGATGGAAGAAGGTACGGAGTGGAGCAAACAAGTAGTGAATAGCGCTGGAGGCCAATATATTCCCATAGAGTCAGGCCATCACTTAGTGCCCTTACAGCACCCACAATTGATAAAGGATGCTATTGATTGGCTTTCTAGCTTAGAGTTAAGTAACAAATAA